A stretch of the Bacillus sp. FJAT-18017 genome encodes the following:
- a CDS encoding histidine kinase N-terminal domain-containing protein yields the protein MEATVELKGYKMLADFLQENEQTFLDDWEEQIVVNETEDDRDLIRNNGYLMYRLIISSIGNKVRDSELKSMAYRVAEERLDANINIGEFVYNVNLGRSIIIKQVYNSGICSGDVRKVIDLVNRQFDLFCYYAVTRYTDLKDIKLQEQNHYISQTHKERLAILGQMSSSFVHEFRNPLTSVMGFIRLLKSDYPNLPYLDVVSIELDQLKFRITQFLHTSKKNIISDDKNEEIPIRDLLVEVIDFLYPSIVDGNIQVNSHIDASTTVYGDRNELKQVFLNLLINAVDAVFEKDKQRIITIQTLLGKNEVKIMISNNGEPIREEIRKIIFEPFYTTKKLGTGIGLFVCKNIIEKHKGSIHCQSDEDLTSFEICLPITEIQ from the coding sequence ATGGAAGCAACCGTAGAATTGAAGGGCTACAAAATGTTAGCCGACTTTCTTCAAGAAAATGAACAGACATTTTTAGATGATTGGGAAGAACAGATTGTCGTGAATGAGACGGAAGATGATCGAGATCTTATTCGGAATAACGGATATTTAATGTATAGGCTGATCATTAGTTCGATAGGAAATAAGGTACGGGATAGCGAATTAAAATCAATGGCGTATAGAGTCGCCGAAGAACGCCTTGATGCAAATATCAACATCGGAGAATTTGTCTACAATGTAAATCTTGGCCGGAGTATTATTATTAAGCAGGTATACAATTCGGGAATTTGCTCGGGAGACGTAAGGAAGGTCATTGACCTGGTGAACCGGCAGTTTGATTTATTCTGCTATTATGCCGTTACAAGATATACAGACTTAAAGGACATTAAGCTTCAGGAACAAAACCATTATATTTCGCAAACCCATAAGGAAAGACTGGCAATTCTCGGTCAAATGTCTTCAAGCTTTGTACATGAATTCCGCAATCCACTTACTTCCGTTATGGGATTCATCCGGCTGTTAAAAAGCGATTATCCTAACCTCCCCTATTTGGATGTTGTTAGTATAGAGCTTGACCAATTGAAATTTCGGATCACACAGTTCCTTCACACCTCGAAAAAAAATATTATCAGCGACGATAAAAATGAAGAAATCCCAATTAGAGATTTGTTGGTTGAAGTAATCGACTTTCTATATCCAAGCATTGTGGACGGTAATATCCAGGTTAACTCGCACATTGATGCCAGCACAACCGTCTATGGAGATCGTAATGAGCTGAAACAAGTTTTCCTTAACCTGCTTATCAACGCGGTCGATGCTGTATTTGAAAAGGACAAACAAAGAATTATTACCATACAAACTTTATTAGGAAAAAATGAAGTGAAAATCATGATATCAAATAATGGTGAACCGATTCGTGAGGAAATTCGTAAAATCATTTTTGAACCTTTTTATACGACGAAAAAATTAGGTACAGGAATCGGTCTTTTTGTGTGTAAAAACATTATCGAAAAACATAAGGGCTCAATCCATTGCCAGTCGGATGAAGATTTGACTTCATTTGAAATCTGTCTGCCAATCACTGAAATACAGTAA
- a CDS encoding acyl-CoA thioesterase, which produces MKIEAKPCSASKVIKTSRVLPPDTNNHGTLFGGKLMSMIDDCASISASRHGRCDIVTASTDSVDFLTPIQKDDSVCLESFVSWVGTSSMEVFVKIIAEDLKTGERRLAATSFLTFVALSKDGKTVSVPKVVPQTPEEIMLFESGAERAENRKKRRKNSKELAKKMDIGLPWG; this is translated from the coding sequence ATGAAAATAGAAGCAAAACCATGTTCCGCATCGAAAGTAATAAAGACCAGCAGGGTGCTGCCTCCAGATACCAATAATCACGGAACTTTGTTCGGTGGAAAATTGATGAGCATGATTGATGACTGTGCATCCATTTCGGCTTCCCGCCATGGACGGTGCGACATCGTCACAGCCTCCACTGACTCCGTCGACTTTCTGACACCCATTCAGAAGGATGATTCAGTTTGCCTCGAATCATTTGTTTCCTGGGTCGGAACGTCTTCCATGGAAGTATTCGTAAAGATCATTGCGGAGGACTTAAAAACCGGAGAACGAAGACTAGCTGCAACCTCCTTCCTGACCTTCGTTGCCTTGTCAAAGGATGGAAAGACCGTTTCCGTTCCGAAGGTAGTACCTCAGACTCCGGAAGAAATCATGCTGTTCGAAAGCGGAGCAGAACGTGCCGAAAACAGGAAAAAGCGCCGCAAGAACAGCAAAGAACTTGCCAAGAAAATGGATATTGGCCTTCCTTGGGGATAA
- a CDS encoding GNAT family N-acetyltransferase: protein MGKEIQFRIATEQDLDRIVAMLADDELGRIRERYEQPLPKSYLEAFQAITSDPNNELVVAYQGNDVIGVQQITFTPYITHQGGWRATIEGVRTASTVRGMGVGTKLIKWAIQRAKERGCHIIQLTTDKQRTDALRFYERLGFKSTHEGLKLKIK, encoded by the coding sequence ATGGGGAAAGAAATCCAGTTTAGAATAGCAACGGAACAAGATTTGGATAGAATTGTTGCAATGCTCGCTGATGATGAATTGGGAAGGATTCGAGAGCGTTATGAACAACCACTACCAAAAAGCTACTTAGAAGCATTTCAAGCTATTACATCTGATCCTAATAATGAGTTGGTAGTAGCTTATCAAGGTAATGACGTGATTGGTGTACAGCAAATTACATTTACTCCTTATATTACACACCAGGGGGGATGGAGAGCTACTATTGAAGGGGTCAGAACAGCCTCCACTGTACGTGGTATGGGAGTAGGAACCAAACTTATTAAATGGGCAATTCAACGAGCAAAAGAACGCGGTTGCCACATAATTCAACTCACAACAGATAAACAAAGAACCGATGCACTGCGTTTTTATGAACGTTTAGGTTTCAAATCAACTCACGAAGGGTTAAAACTGAAAATAAAATAG
- a CDS encoding GNAT family N-acetyltransferase, with amino-acid sequence MFNITLQKFESTDFKKYFLLFSNEQVMSKITEHSLPLEEAQEKFKKLINRNKKHETFGSYKVYNYSKEFIGLGSLIFNEEKNDEAELGYMLLPKYWGKGYGSEIAEVLINKAKNTNVNRLTAIIDPNNIPSRKILIKSGFHSEKVCEIDGLPGEILIRTI; translated from the coding sequence ATGTTCAATATAACATTGCAAAAATTCGAATCAACTGATTTTAAAAAATACTTTTTACTTTTCTCGAATGAACAAGTAATGAGTAAGATTACGGAGCATTCACTCCCATTAGAAGAAGCACAAGAAAAATTTAAAAAGCTAATAAACCGAAATAAAAAGCACGAAACATTCGGCTCTTACAAGGTTTATAATTACTCAAAAGAGTTTATCGGACTTGGTAGTTTAATTTTTAATGAAGAAAAGAATGATGAAGCAGAATTAGGATACATGCTGCTCCCAAAGTATTGGGGTAAAGGATACGGTAGTGAGATTGCAGAGGTTCTAATAAATAAAGCCAAAAATACAAATGTAAATCGTTTAACAGCAATTATTGATCCTAATAATATTCCATCAAGAAAAATATTGATCAAAAGTGGATTTCATTCAGAAAAAGTATGTGAAATTGACGGCTTACCTGGGGAAATTTTAATAAGAACAATATAA
- a CDS encoding metal-dependent hydrolase yields the protein MNGTSHAVIGSTTGFIVANTVQASPSATLILVGMGAVSGLIPDLDIDGKLRGRITLSHKVIRFSAMIIGVLMVLYSFFEKTAAELWQGVGIGLFILLIASLIKQKHMLTITGIAVLIGGLSLEELWLILLGIYIVIASFSSHRSYTHSILGVIFFGIIAHHLEASLGIKGIFYTCIGGYIGHLLADLKLLPFNKRGVKLFLPLSSKEI from the coding sequence TTGAATGGGACTTCACATGCAGTAATTGGATCTACAACAGGGTTTATCGTTGCGAATACAGTTCAAGCCTCTCCGTCTGCTACGCTTATATTAGTCGGCATGGGTGCGGTTTCGGGATTAATTCCTGATCTCGATATTGACGGGAAGCTTCGAGGGAGAATCACCTTGTCCCATAAGGTCATTCGTTTTTCAGCGATGATTATTGGCGTCCTCATGGTACTTTATAGTTTCTTTGAAAAAACAGCTGCCGAACTATGGCAAGGTGTTGGAATTGGACTTTTTATTCTCTTAATTGCCTCACTCATTAAACAAAAACATATGTTGACCATTACCGGAATTGCAGTTCTCATAGGAGGACTGTCTTTAGAAGAACTGTGGCTGATATTGCTGGGGATTTACATAGTGATTGCTTCGTTTTCCTCCCACCGAAGCTATACGCATTCAATCCTTGGAGTAATTTTTTTCGGAATCATCGCTCACCATTTAGAGGCTTCGCTCGGAATCAAAGGTATTTTCTATACCTGTATAGGCGGCTATATTGGTCACCTGTTAGCCGATTTGAAACTACTGCCCTTCAATAAACGCGGGGTTAAACTTTTCTTGCCACTATCATCTAAGGAAATATAG
- a CDS encoding GNAT family N-acetyltransferase yields MIIRQAKLKDAEGIARVHVNCWRTTYKNIVPDEYLDSLSYEKRTELWKNNISRSDNYVYVAETKEGQIIGFADGGKRVSNEVEHSGDVTSIYILEHYQGRGIGRSLLDPLFRTFVKLGYQTVFVEVLEDNKSKFFYEKLGASLYTTTTIEIHGKLLQLLTYQWTNFDPILNPS; encoded by the coding sequence ATGATTATTAGGCAGGCAAAGCTTAAAGATGCTGAAGGTATCGCTAGAGTTCATGTGAATTGTTGGAGGACGACCTATAAAAATATTGTCCCTGACGAGTATTTGGATAGTCTTTCTTATGAAAAGCGGACAGAGTTATGGAAGAATAATATTTCCAGGTCTGATAACTATGTTTATGTGGCGGAAACAAAGGAAGGCCAGATTATTGGGTTTGCAGATGGCGGAAAAAGAGTGTCTAATGAAGTTGAACATTCCGGGGATGTAACCTCAATTTACATTCTGGAGCACTATCAGGGGCGGGGGATAGGAAGAAGCCTGCTTGATCCATTATTTAGAACCTTTGTTAAGCTCGGCTATCAGACAGTATTTGTGGAAGTACTTGAAGACAATAAATCCAAGTTTTTTTATGAAAAACTGGGTGCTTCCCTCTACACGACCACGACGATTGAAATTCACGGGAAATTGTTGCAATTGCTTACTTATCAATGGACAAATTTCGATCCGATTTTAAATCCATCTTAG
- a CDS encoding NUDIX hydrolase, giving the protein MVQTTRNIFSPPKHIVSAATIVINEQNEILLIKGPRRGWEMPGGQVEEGESLKDAAIRETKEESGIDIEVLNFCGVFQNVDRSICNTLFLAKPIGGQLTTSPESLEVGFFPIEQALEMVTHKNFRQRIEYCLDKSKQPFYIEF; this is encoded by the coding sequence TTGGTTCAAACCACACGGAATATTTTTTCGCCGCCCAAACATATAGTTTCCGCTGCTACCATTGTTATTAATGAACAAAATGAAATCTTGTTAATTAAGGGACCTAGAAGGGGTTGGGAAATGCCAGGCGGACAAGTAGAAGAAGGAGAGTCTTTAAAAGATGCTGCAATAAGAGAAACGAAAGAGGAATCTGGTATTGATATTGAGGTGCTGAACTTTTGCGGAGTATTCCAAAATGTGGATCGCTCAATTTGTAATACCTTGTTTTTGGCTAAACCTATAGGCGGCCAATTGACGACTTCACCAGAAAGTTTGGAAGTAGGGTTTTTTCCTATTGAGCAAGCTCTGGAAATGGTAACTCACAAGAATTTCAGACAAAGAATCGAATACTGTTTGGATAAAAGCAAACAACCTTTTTACATAGAATTTTAA
- a CDS encoding VOC family protein, with product MNTNFIQKINQIGVPVKDIDRAITFYKELGLPLLFSTDTMAFFDCNGTRILLSLPEKDEYSQSSSVIYFQVANIKETFEQFTNNGVDFIGEPHVVAKIGGVETWMTFFKDTEGNTHAFISEVEV from the coding sequence ATGAACACTAATTTCATACAAAAGATAAATCAAATCGGGGTGCCTGTAAAAGACATAGATAGGGCAATAACTTTTTATAAAGAACTTGGATTACCACTACTTTTTTCAACAGATACAATGGCATTTTTTGATTGTAATGGAACCCGAATACTTCTAAGTTTGCCTGAGAAAGATGAGTATTCACAATCAAGCTCTGTTATATACTTTCAGGTTGCGAACATTAAAGAAACCTTCGAACAGTTCACTAATAATGGAGTAGATTTTATTGGCGAACCTCATGTTGTAGCCAAAATTGGCGGAGTTGAAACCTGGATGACTTTCTTTAAAGATACAGAGGGCAATACCCATGCGTTTATAAGTGAAGTGGAAGTTTAA
- a CDS encoding polysaccharide deacetylase family protein, whose amino-acid sequence MKKGIFLFLISFLFFMVPGHTSAQQKVPILIYHSIDEYKGHGSKELYVTPENFEKQMIYLKKNGFTLLTFERWQDIGKVNKPIFLTFDDGYKNNLTVYSIFQKLRDNKFKPAATFFIPADFIGRSNRLSAAELKMLSDSGMISIQSHTVTHPDLTKMSNIDYELKASRDKLQNITRKPVIALAYPYGNFNNKVVQETKKYYKYGLTTTPGPFLHKGVKDELFLLPRTYVKYSTTLEEFAKLVETDR is encoded by the coding sequence ATGAAAAAGGGTATCTTTCTTTTTTTGATAAGTTTTCTTTTCTTCATGGTTCCGGGACATACTTCTGCCCAGCAAAAGGTTCCAATATTAATTTATCATTCAATAGATGAGTATAAAGGGCATGGCTCAAAGGAGTTATATGTCACGCCGGAAAATTTTGAGAAGCAAATGATTTATTTAAAGAAAAATGGCTTTACCTTATTAACTTTTGAGCGGTGGCAGGATATTGGTAAAGTAAATAAACCAATTTTCCTCACCTTTGATGATGGTTATAAAAACAATTTGACTGTTTATTCAATTTTTCAGAAGCTGAGGGACAATAAATTTAAGCCAGCCGCCACTTTTTTTATCCCGGCAGACTTTATCGGTCGGTCAAATCGGTTATCAGCCGCAGAGTTAAAGATGCTGTCGGACTCAGGTATGATCTCCATCCAGTCTCATACGGTTACACATCCTGATTTGACGAAAATGAGTAATATCGATTATGAATTAAAGGCTTCCCGGGATAAACTCCAAAATATCACAAGAAAACCTGTCATTGCTTTGGCGTATCCATATGGAAATTTTAATAACAAAGTCGTGCAGGAGACGAAGAAGTACTACAAGTATGGATTGACGACCACTCCTGGTCCATTTTTACATAAGGGCGTGAAAGACGAGCTGTTCTTGCTGCCGAGAACATATGTAAAATACTCCACGACTCTTGAGGAGTTTGCAAAACTTGTGGAAACTGACCGATAA
- a CDS encoding ABC transporter permease → MLLLIKNELMKLFGKKSSWIYMLIILIAVIAAGILQNNFSGEPNENWREDTQASVNQMQKDLEEAPAEEKEWIVQAIEREQLYLDENINPTAMSNWHFMNQTVIGVSMLVTLFAVIVSSASVSAEFADGTIKQLLIRPHGRWAILLSKYISLIIYSILLLATLIVSGFLVGTILFGSGDFGAKFVEMTLEGQKIAELGPQFFLKVLYYLPSLLIVITISFMLSTLFRSQALAVGIGIFVLFVSSTLGGLIVMLAEKYTWAKYLIFPHLDLTVYALQDKILEDVTLPVSILTLSVYYIVFMVLTFTIFQKRDVSI, encoded by the coding sequence GTGTTGTTGCTAATTAAAAATGAATTAATGAAACTGTTCGGCAAAAAGTCTAGCTGGATTTATATGTTGATTATCCTGATCGCGGTGATAGCGGCTGGAATTCTTCAGAATAATTTTAGCGGGGAACCGAATGAAAATTGGCGCGAGGACACACAGGCGAGTGTTAACCAGATGCAAAAGGATTTAGAAGAAGCACCGGCGGAAGAGAAGGAATGGATCGTTCAAGCGATTGAACGAGAGCAGCTTTATCTTGATGAGAACATCAATCCGACCGCGATGAGCAATTGGCATTTTATGAATCAGACAGTTATTGGGGTAAGCATGCTGGTCACATTGTTCGCGGTTATTGTAAGCAGTGCCAGTGTATCAGCGGAATTCGCGGATGGTACGATCAAACAGCTGCTTATCCGGCCGCATGGACGCTGGGCGATTCTATTATCGAAATATATTTCGTTAATCATCTATTCAATTCTATTGTTGGCAACACTTATCGTTTCAGGTTTTCTGGTCGGCACGATTCTCTTTGGAAGCGGGGATTTCGGTGCTAAATTTGTTGAAATGACTCTTGAAGGACAAAAGATTGCCGAGCTAGGACCACAATTTTTCTTGAAGGTACTCTATTACTTACCAAGTCTTTTAATTGTCATCACCATCTCGTTCATGCTATCGACTTTATTTAGGAGCCAGGCATTAGCAGTTGGAATCGGGATCTTCGTTTTGTTTGTGTCTTCAACACTTGGCGGGCTGATTGTTATGCTGGCGGAAAAATATACATGGGCTAAATATTTGATTTTCCCACACCTGGATTTAACCGTCTATGCACTGCAGGACAAAATTTTGGAAGATGTCACACTTCCAGTATCAATCCTCACGCTGTCTGTGTACTATATTGTTTTCATGGTGCTAACCTTTACCATTTTCCAAAAAAGGGACGTTAGTATATAA
- a CDS encoding ABC transporter ATP-binding protein has protein sequence MAGKALEVQSLTKKIKNKLIVDDVSFSVEKGEIFGLLGPNGAGKTTIIRMIVSLIGRTKGNVIINGYNLDSQFKESMSEMGAIVENPEFYKYLSGYKNLKHYANMAKEKITEDQIKEVVRVAGLEDAIHQKVKTYSLGMRQRLGVAQALLHSPSLLILDEPTNGLDPQGIREFRDYLRTLAKEGISVLVSSHLLSEMELMCDRFAIIERGKLIHISAINQLNDKADQSMTVSFEVSDLELAMKVLREQSIGSELKTISTDLFTINLDREGIATANQLLVKNQISVYAISPVATSLEDRFLELTGKEKQEVQSRVVAN, from the coding sequence ATGGCGGGAAAAGCACTAGAAGTGCAATCGTTAACCAAAAAAATCAAGAATAAGCTGATAGTGGACGATGTTAGCTTCTCTGTTGAAAAAGGCGAAATCTTCGGGTTGCTCGGGCCAAATGGAGCGGGCAAGACGACGATTATTCGAATGATCGTTAGCCTGATTGGCCGCACGAAAGGTAATGTGATTATAAACGGATATAATCTCGATAGCCAATTTAAAGAATCAATGAGCGAAATGGGTGCGATTGTTGAAAACCCGGAATTCTATAAATATTTAAGTGGCTATAAGAACCTTAAGCACTATGCAAATATGGCGAAGGAAAAAATAACCGAAGACCAAATTAAAGAGGTAGTCCGTGTTGCTGGTCTTGAAGATGCTATCCATCAGAAGGTTAAAACTTATTCTCTTGGCATGCGGCAGCGTTTAGGAGTCGCCCAAGCTTTGCTGCATTCTCCAAGCCTATTGATTTTGGATGAGCCTACAAACGGGCTCGATCCTCAGGGAATCCGCGAATTCAGGGATTATTTGCGAACCCTTGCAAAAGAAGGCATTTCCGTACTCGTTTCTTCGCATTTATTGTCTGAAATGGAACTAATGTGTGATCGATTTGCGATTATTGAACGCGGCAAATTAATACATATTTCTGCAATCAATCAGTTGAATGATAAAGCTGACCAAAGCATGACGGTTTCATTTGAGGTGAGCGACCTTGAATTGGCTATGAAGGTGCTGAGGGAACAAAGCATTGGCAGCGAATTGAAGACAATCAGCACAGACCTATTCACGATAAACCTCGATAGGGAAGGCATTGCAACGGCAAATCAATTATTGGTAAAAAATCAAATCAGTGTATATGCGATTAGTCCTGTTGCCACTTCGCTAGAGGATCGGTTCCTGGAATTGACAGGCAAAGAAAAACAGGAGGTACAGTCACGTGTTGTTGCTAATTAA
- a CDS encoding DUF3221 domain-containing protein, which produces MKRLIIALCFMLVGCNSSGDGSDSEEVGAFDLKGLITEIDQAGNAVLMDDETNGLVWVSVKKPDSMERFQVGQEIVVWTEGAIRESYPAQATALNIEIISTPQSELNHLIASEKTLPDSFSELAFKRKTAPFHQYLVKNADNSSEFKDLWHLYGLETGLPEINFDEEVVLFIGVQESGSCPYTNVESGISAGKKSFNVTLVEPGGNCTADATPRTFVFKVDNDQFMKLESVSITQSGIDTRVPLK; this is translated from the coding sequence TTATAGCCTTATGTTTCATGCTAGTTGGCTGCAATAGTTCTGGTGATGGTTCAGATTCGGAGGAAGTGGGGGCATTTGATTTAAAAGGTCTGATTACTGAAATAGATCAGGCTGGGAATGCGGTGTTAATGGATGATGAAACCAATGGGCTGGTATGGGTTTCAGTGAAAAAACCAGATAGCATGGAAAGATTCCAAGTGGGGCAAGAAATCGTGGTTTGGACCGAGGGAGCGATACGGGAATCTTATCCAGCGCAAGCTACAGCCTTGAATATTGAGATTATCTCGACACCACAATCTGAACTTAATCATTTGATCGCCAGTGAAAAAACATTGCCTGACAGCTTTTCAGAACTTGCATTCAAGCGAAAAACCGCACCTTTTCATCAATATTTAGTGAAGAATGCAGATAACTCTTCTGAATTTAAAGATTTATGGCATCTTTATGGTCTAGAAACGGGCCTTCCTGAGATTAATTTTGATGAAGAAGTTGTACTTTTCATTGGGGTCCAAGAATCTGGAAGCTGTCCTTATACCAACGTGGAGAGTGGCATCTCAGCCGGTAAGAAATCATTCAATGTAACTCTTGTTGAACCAGGTGGTAATTGTACTGCTGATGCTACTCCTAGGACGTTTGTATTTAAGGTTGATAACGACCAATTCATGAAATTGGAGAGTGTTTCAATTACCCAAAGTGGGATCGATACACGGGTACCGCTGAAGTAA